Sequence from the Clostridium botulinum genome:
TAATATTTCAGCAGCAGCCAGCTTAAAAGAGTCTATGGCTGATATTCAAGAAAAATTTAAATCTATTTCACCTAATACTGATCTTATTATAAATTATGGTTCATCAGGATCTTTGCAACAACAAATCGAGCAAGGCGCTCCTTGTGATATCTTTATTTCAGCTGGGCAAAGTCAAATGAAAAAATTAGATGAAGAAAACTTATTGCTTGAATCTACAAAAAAAAATTTAGTAAAAAATGAATTAGTCCTTATTGGTCCTAAGTCTACACCTATTACTAGTATAGATGATTTAAAAACAGATAAAGTAAAAAAAATTGCAGTTGGTGAGCCTTCAAGTGTACCTGCTGGAAAATATGCTGATGAGACTTTCAATAATTTAAACATAAAATCTGACATAGAATCAAAATTAGTATTTGCAAAAGATGTAAAAGAGGTACTAGCTTGGTCTATATCTGGTAATGCTGATGTTGGATTCGTTTATTTAAGCGATGCTTTCAATAATAAAGATGCTAAAATAATTGAAACTATTCCCGAAACATGCCATTCTCCTATTACTTATCCTATTTCTATAGTAAAAAATACATCAAAATCAGATGTTACAAAACAAGTTGATACTGCAAAACAATTTGAGGATTTTTTATTTACAGATGATGCTAAAAATATTTTTGAAAAATATGGCTATAAATCTATAGACTAATTAATTATGAGGAGGAATTAATATGGGTATGGACCTTTCACCATTATGGATATCTTTAAAAACATCTTTAGTTGCGACATCTCTTACCTTTGTATTAGGTATTATTGTTTCATACTGGATAGCAAATTTTAATGGAAAACTCAAAGGATTA
This genomic interval carries:
- the modA gene encoding molybdate ABC transporter substrate-binding protein; protein product: MKNKILITLLAVTSCIVLLSGCTKKEIKNSSAQSNNSEKIELNISAAASLKESMADIQEKFKSISPNTDLIINYGSSGSLQQQIEQGAPCDIFISAGQSQMKKLDEENLLLESTKKNLVKNELVLIGPKSTPITSIDDLKTDKVKKIAVGEPSSVPAGKYADETFNNLNIKSDIESKLVFAKDVKEVLAWSISGNADVGFVYLSDAFNNKDAKIIETIPETCHSPITYPISIVKNTSKSDVTKQVDTAKQFEDFLFTDDAKNIFEKYGYKSID